The segment ATTTCCACGACTTTTTGCAACTGATCCTGCTGGTGAGCGCTGCAAATGCTAAAACGCAGTAAAGCCGTTCCCATAGGGGTTGCCGGTGGTAAAGCCATATTTGCATAAACGCCACTGCGCAACAACATTTGCCAGAAACGGAACCCCGTTTCCGGATCAGGCATATAGATTGGAACAACCGGACTTTTGGTGGTACCTAAACGGAACCCCAATTGCTGCAGATGATGATAGAAAAATTCAACATTCTGCCACAGACGAAGCCTTAGCGCAGGCTCTTGTTCTACAATTTTTAGTGCCGCCCGTACAGAAGCCATCGTTGCTGGCGGCAAGGACGCAGTAAACATATAAGGACGGCATGCCAAGCGCAAATATTCAAATTGGGGATGGTCGGATACGCAAAACCCCCCAACGGCTCCCAAACTTTTACTAAATGTCCCAACCACAAAATCAATATCGGCCTCAACCCCATCCTCTTGGCATAGGCCACGACCAGTTTTGCCCAGCACACCCATGGAATGGGCTTCATCCACTATAATGTAGGTATTAGCATATTTTTTCTTCACTGCCACAAAATCAGCCAACGGGGCCTTATCCCCGAGCATGCTATAAATACCCTCAATAACAATAATCTTATTGCCAGGTTTGTCCTGCAGGGAAAGCAACCGGCGGTTCAGATCTTTCGCATCATTATGGCGGAAACGAATGACCGTAGCACTCCCCAGTTTTGCTCCATCGTAAATGCTGGCATGTGAATCAGCATCAAGCAACAAGAAATCATCCGGGCCTGCCAGGGTTGAAATAATGCCTAAATTAGCCTGGTATCCGGTTGAAAAAACCATGCAATGTTTTTTATCGTAAAACTTGGCCAAATCATCTTCCAAGCCCTGATGGTCAGCATAGCTGCCGTTGGCAATCCTGGAACCGGTAGTACCCGTCCCTGATTCCCGTACCGCTTTAATGGATGCCTCTTGGCAACGCTTATCAAAGGTCAACCCCAAATAATTGTTGGTTCCCATCAAAATCGTATGCCGACCTTCAATTATCGCTTCCGTTTGTGACAATATTTGTTGCATTTTTACGGTGAATGGACTATCGCCCGAAGCCTTCAACCGCTGGAATTGCTGCTGTATATTTTGGAACCTGTCAAATAACCCCATGTTCAACCCCTTAGCCTTCTGCGGCCAGTTTAATTATAACATTCGCCAAATCATCCACCGTTTTAATCTCCGGCATCAGGTTAAGCGGTATGGTAATGTCAAATTTCTCTTCTAAATCCATCATCAAATCCATAACCCCTAAAGAATCGAGGTTCAAATCAGCTGATAAATCAGTTTCAAGTGTGATGCTTTGAGCTATTGATGATTTGTCATAACACGCCAAAATATCGACAATTTGTGGCAATATCTGATCTATAAGCAGTGCCGGACGGGACAATTTCTTACTCTACATCGTTTCTAAATTAATTATTACGTTGGCATTATAATATTTTACGTCCTTCATCTTATGCCAATAGACTAATGAATAAAAATCACAATTTATGACAATTTATTACAAAGCCTTATTTACCCCAAAAACAGAAGCTTTTTTGGATGCCACGAACATCATTGCGGCCAGAATAAAGTTCATTCTTTCTCCATTTTTTTTTGTTTGCGGTGCCTACCATAAAAACGGGTTAGTAACACCGGCAGTGATAAAAGAGGATGACGTATGTTCCAAGCGGACACTGGGATATCAATACCGCTATGCCTTTTTATTTTCCATAACGCATAAGGAAGTGCCCCTTGAAATGTAAACAAAGCCTTAATCAGGCGCAGAACATTTAGCGCTTTCCCCACCAAACGCCGGCTGAACCAACCCAATTTATTCACAGAACGTTTCAGATATTGCTGGCTTGTCGAAGATCCAGCTTTCACAAAATAATTTTCTTCCCTGTTATGGGCGATAATAGTGGGGAAGCCTTTAAAGGCGGCCGTGGTTAACAAGTCATAATATTCTTGTGATCGTTGATATAACTGCGTAGTACGATTATTCTTTTCAACGCGGATTTCCGCTTTATAAGTTTGCTGGAACCCCGAAACCCAAAGAAGTGCAGGGGAAAAGACTTGCGGCACCAGCGGCAAGCTATGACCAATCATCGCGATAACCGCTTGCGATAAAATCGCGATAATCTTTTGCCTGACAGTTTCATCAACAGCAAAAACCAAGCGTACAGGCTGGCAAAAACGTGCCCATAAAGCGGATTGCAGGCTATAGCCAGCATTGCCCCGACGAAATTGTTCTAGGCTGATGACGGCGTATTTAGCCCTTATTAATTGCCCCTCCCACTTTAACTCGATATAATATACATTGGGCGGTAACAACCAGTTAGCAAAAGCCTGAACTTTATTTTGGTACATCCCTGTATAGCCTGGTACCAAGACGTAAAAGTCGAATAAATTGTCGCCTAAATTTTGGCTTTGCTGGTCGATATTCCAAAGGCAGGATCCGTAAAATAAAATCCCCAGGACGCTCGGATAATATTCTTTTAAATAGTCCCTAAAAACTCCAACCGCCGGATGAGATGGCTTTTCCATCTCTTGCTGGATCAAGGAATATAATTCGGTTTTTTGGGTAGGATCTTTCATGGATTTATGAAACAACAAACGGGATCATGGGTGAAGTTACCAGTTCAATTGGATGAACATCTGAAACAGGTATCTCTTCGCCATCAAAAAAACTAGGGCAATTAATCCCCACGACTATTTTGCCGGTTCTACCACTCTGATAATCATGCTTAATCATCCATGCTGTTGGCCGTCCACGCAAAATTGGCCATATAGCAAAAAGCCAACGAAAGGCCGGAAAGGGCACCGATAAATAACGGATAGCCCCTTCCCCCTTCCCCCAAAAAACTTTCAAGCCAAAACTCATCCGGCTTAAAGTGGTTGCCAGAAAAAGGGTCTGGTTTGATAGGATAGGCAACTGATCTTCAAGGGTAATTTTTGCTGGATATCCTTGATACAAAGGTTGTTCCTGATCAATGGTTGAACCCCACCCGATAGTCATTTTGACCGCCTGCCATACACTTCGCACCAGGGGTAAAAGGACAGATAGCGTTGATTTTATGGTTTTGGTACGCATATGTTGGCGGCTGCTGATGGTGGCACTTGTAAAGGTAGCCGTACCAAAAAAGAACCCTATTTTAGGAACAGCAATGGCGGCATGGGTTAAAACCATAGCAGGCTTTGCTAGGACATTGAGTTTTGTTAACCCCTGTTGATAGATTTTTTCAAGCAATTGGGTCACAGATATTTTGAGACCTAATTCACCGGCAATGAGATTCGTCGTGCCCCCAGTCATTAAGGCCAATAAAGGCAGCTTAGAAAAGCCGGTTTTCTGGTATAAAAGGCTCAAGATATGGTGGATTGTGCCATCACCACCATTTAAAATAATTAGATCAGGCTTGTCTTGGATGATCTGATTAATGATATCTTTTAATTCGCGAAGATGGGGTGGGATATAGTGGGTAACACCCGGATAAAAACGCAAAATATGGCACAATTCCGCCAAATGGTTGGATGACCGGTTGCGCCAGCTATGCGGGTTACTGATAACCGCAACCTCCGGACTCACTCGGTTAGCCATGATGACAAAGGATTCTTTTTGTTTTTTGCTAACTGCGCCTGTACCAGCCGCACCAAATGGAACAGCAAAGAAAATACAGTCCATATACCAACCCAGACTAAGCCCCATTCAGGCCGGTCGAATATCATGAAAGCCGTTAAAATCAGAAGATTGGGGTTGCGGCGTGCCGTTATCAAACGGAAAAAAGAATCAGCCCGTTGCCAAACATGAATATGCATCCCAAAAACCCGGACAAAGTACCCCTCAATTAGGCGTTGCACCAAGTAACCACCCAAAATGCAGAATAGCAGCAGGTCGGCTCCAACCCAGGGGAAATTTAATTGATAAACGTTAAGTACCCCGTACCACCAAGCCCACCACCAGAAAGGAGGATGGATTAAATCAATGCCATGATCAAAAATGTCGCCTAGCCGCGAAGAAGTTAAGGTGACGCGCGCCAGCTTCCCGTCAACCGTATCCAATAGAGTCATGATCCATCCAGCAATCAGTCCTTCAGCAAATAACCCCTTATAAAACAGCCATGTGGCCAGCAGCATAAGTAAAAAACCAATACTGGTGATACTATTTGGGGTTAATCTTAAAAAAGCTGATAATCGGGTTAATGGTAAAGCAATGGGCGGCCAAATATACTTGGTAACAATATCAGTTATCCCTTTATAAGAACCATCAAACATGATCTTTTCAATTTCATGCTTTGGTACCACACCAACTTTTAAAACATAGGGAACGTATTTTTTCCGCAATTTCCGATGATATTGTTGTGCCATCTCAACGGCTTGACAAAAGCGCATTTCACCATGCTGGCCTAGGTGAATATCTCTTTTTAATAGCAACGCTTGTAATTCTTCAAGACTGCAGCTTTTGAGGTAAGCGGCGACTATGACAAAACCCATTTCCTCTTGCGCTATCAAAACTGTATTGGGCTTACCTACCAACGCGTCAAAAGTGACCTGGTCAATAATATATTGTCCGTTCATCAAAAGCACCTCACCCGGCACTGTTGACAACCCGCCAAAATATTCTACCAACTGGCTTTTATCTCCAACCATACGCATTTCGGCCTTGCCAACTGGTTTCATTAAGCGTTGCCAACGATCTTTAGGGGTCAATCCCCAAACCTTAAGCGAAGAACTATGAAAAACACATGCAGAAATCGTTGACGCAGATAGATCATCCATCAATAAAAATCTTCCCATAAATCACAGAAAAAAATCAAAAACTTGATAACAAGCATTTCGCCAAACATACCGGAAATTTATGATTATTCAATCAATTTTTTAGGTAACACATCTGGATTAAGATCCAGGACAAAGCTTATCTTCCTCAAGATACTCATGAAATTGGTCTCGGTGTAATCTGAATCTGAGCGCTTACCGGAGACCTGGTACGTGAATAAACACTTTTGTAAACCCTTTTCTGATCATTGCTAACTCCACCTGATCGCCATGAAAACTTATTTTGTCTCAAAAATATCCTTTCTTTACATCATAAGATAAAATCGAAACGAGCTCACCCTGGTGTGTTTTCAAGCTAGCGTGTTCATCCGAAAAATGACATGCCCAAGACATAACTAACGTTAACATTACCCTATCCGGAGCTAATGATAAGCCAGGCGTTTATAATCAAATAATATCTTGCGTTAAAGGCGTAATTATTAGATGATTCAGATATGTATCGCTTGGCTCATTTATCCGACCTTCATTTGCCTCTTCATCTCTCAAACCCTTTTTCTTTATTGAATAAAAGGTTAATCGGCTTCCTATCCTGGCAATTCAACCGTCGGCATATCCATTTAAACACTGTCCTGGAAAGCTTGAAAACCGACCTGCACCAACAACGGCCGGATCATGTGGTGATCACAGGTGATATCGTCAATATTTCCTTGCCAAAAGAATATGAAAATGCTGCCAGCTGGTTAGAACAATTGCAAGATCCCGAACATTTAAGTGTTATACCGGGCAATCATGATTTTTACACGCACGTCCCCCCTGATCAATCGTTCAATTGCTGGAGAAGCTATATGCAGGGTGACATAGGCCACAATCATGCAACCGATCAAGCGGTGACTTTCCCTTATGTGCGCCAACGGGGGCCTTTGACGATCATCGGCATATCGACCGCTTGCCCCATGCCACCTTTCAGTGCTGCAGGCCTGATCGGCGGCTGTCAATTGGAAAAGCTTGAGCAGATTTTATCAGGTTTATCAGGGCAAGATTATTGCCGGATTATTTTAATGCACCATCCCCCCTTTTCCAGTGACCGCCATAAACGCAAACAATTAAAAGATATTCAGCCCTTTCTTGAAATAGTCCGTAGGCATGGGGCTGAATTGATCTTGCATGGCCATATGCATGTTTCTTCGTTGCGGACGGTCGATGGCCCTGCTGGTGACGTGCCTGTCATTGGCGTGCCCTCTGCCTCCGCCAGCCTTAAAAACCCCAAAGGTTATGCACGGTATCATCTATACGAAATTTCAAAGTCGCCCGAGGGTTGGAATATCCATGTGCATGTCCGCGGCTTATCCCAGAACTTATTATCCCCCTTTATAAAGGAAGGCAATTTTGATATTGTCGTCCCGGTATCACACTGACACCCCATGAATGGGTAACCTTTACAAACACTATAATGGATAAAAACAGTATATATGAATGCAACTTTGCTTAAGTTCGGTTACCCGGATACAACCATTATAGCTTATCATTATTGGCTGGTTTTATTAAGGCGGCCCCAAATAACCCTTGGCAGCTTGGTCATCGCTGCCCGCAGTGACCAGACCCAGTTATCAGAAATGCCCCATGATGCTTTTAGCGAATTATCAACCGTTATCAAGGCTATAGAGACCACTTTAAAAAAACTATGGAATTATGATAAATTGAATTATCTGATGTTGATGATGGTTGATCCCCACGTCCATTGGCATGTCATCCCGAGATATCAAAAACCCCTCCAATGGCTTGGCCAAAGTTTTTTAGACACTTCCTGGCCAAGGCCGCCCGACCTTTCCTTATCTTTGGTCCTGACGACTGAAATAGAACAAGAATTAATTTTTAAATTTCAGAACTCTTGGTGTTGATAATGTCGGATCAATCTGTCTCGCTTGCCACTGACTTTCAAAAAAGGCCCGTTCGTTCTTCCCTAATCTTGAATAAACAGATTTTACGTGATCTGTTTTGGCCGCTGACTGGTTCGATTAGTATTGCCTTAATTGCCTTACTATTAGAAAGACTGTTGCGGTTGATGGACATGGTCATTAGCAAAGCTGGGCCTTTTTATGTGGTTGCCCAGATGCTTGGCAATTTAATCCCACATTATTTAGGCATCGCCATTCCTGCCGCTTTTTTTATAAGCTTAATGTTTGTCAGCATGAAATTAACCCATTATGGGGAATGGGACGCAATCCAATCATTAGGGGTTGGATTATCGCAATTGCTAAAACCTCTCATGGGCATTGCAGTCATTCTAACAATCATCACTTTTATCGTGACAGGTTATTTGCAACCTCATACACGCTACGGCTACCGGTCGCTCGTTTATCTGATTAATCAAAGCGCTTGGAATGCCGCCCTAGAACGAGGTAGCTTTTTCTTCGGGTTACCAAACACCGTCATTACGATCGATAACACGCGTATTTTTCATGATGAACAGGGGGATGGGCAGGAAATTGTAGGGATTTTCATCCGCGAGACCCCCCCCCATCAAAACAAAACTACTATTACAGCTGAGAAAGCCCAAGTGCTTCGTACGGCATCTGGAGATCAACTGATCATCCGGTTGGAAAACGGCCTGCGTTTGACTACAGGCAGCCAGGGACAAATGGATTTATCATCTTTTTCCACTTTCCGGTTACCGCTTAATTTCTCAGCAGTTGGGGAAGAATTCCGTGATCGGGGTAGTAAAGGCGGGGAGCGTGAGCTAACCCTTATTGAGTTAATTGATTTATTGCCATCCCCACCTGCACCCTTATCAAAGAACAAAATAATTGCTGAAATTCATGGGCAGATTATCCGCAACCTCAGCATTTTAATATTGCCTTTTTGGGCCCTGTCCTTCGGGATGACATCACATCGCCGAAAACCCGGAATCGGGGTTATATTAGGGTTGGTTGTGATCGTACTTTATAACCAATTGATTGAATTAGGGTATAACCTGGTTGGCACATCGGGGCTATCGCCCATCTTGGGGTTGTGGCTGCCGTTTTTAATTTTTGGATCGCTGGGGATGTGGATTTTTTATTTAAGCGCCTACCGCCCGGGATTTAGTATTATCAGTGTTTTGGTTGATCGCACACCTTTCATAAAACGTTTCTTGGCTCATTGATAAAGGATACGGGATGAAAACGCTGCGTTGGTATCTATTTAAACTGCACCTTACATATATTGCTGTAGCTTTAATTTTTCTGACTAGCTTATTTTTGTTATTGGATATTTCCAATAATGCTGACAGGGTTTTAAGCCAGCATCAACATCATATATCAGCTTTGGGAAAATATATCCTGCTCACCATTCCCAATATCGGAATGCTGATGATGCCTTTTTCTATCTTGCTTGCCAGTTTGTTGTTTTTATCACGTTTATCGCAGAACCGCGAAATTATGGCTGCCAAAGCATGTGGGATTGCTTTCCACCAATTTTTTCTATCTTTAATGCCTGCAGGCATTTTGATGATGGTTTTATTTTTCTTAGGCGCAGATAAATTAGTACCCTATACCGCGCAAGAACTAACTTCTTGGGAGCAACAATCTTTTGAGTCAAGCGATAAGTTGATTTTTGAGGTTCCCCTTGTCAAAAGTTTGTGGCTCAAAGAAGGCAATGATTTTATTTCGATAGAAAATGTGTACGCTGAGGGGACTTACTTAACAGACATTACGATTTTTAAGCGTGACAAAGACAGCAGGCTTTTACAACAAATAACTGCTGCAACCGCCTCATGGCAACCGCATCAAGGGTGGATATTGCAAAACGGGCAAGTTTTTAATACAGAGATCCGCAGCCAGAATATTGGCTACAAAGCAGATCCATTTACAGAAATGGCCTGGTCCACCACCTTAAAACCAAGCAATATTAAGGAAATTTCTAAAACCGGCAGCGACTTGACCCTTTCCGAACTTTATCGTTTCAGCCAGCCTACCTCAATCGGGTTTAATCCCCTTTATTATTATGAAAGTTGGTTTTATCGCCGTTTATCCAGTCCATTTATGTGTTTGATCATGATCTTATTGGCTTCCACCGCCGCCCAACTATTACCCCGGAAAACGAATATCGCTCAGAATTTGATCATTGGGGTTGGATTAGGATTTTCTTATTTTGTCATTGACGGAATTATGTTGACTTTTGGGCAATCCGGCATTTTATCGCCCTTAATAGCCGCCATCAGCCCTTTGGGTATTTTTGGGGCTATCGGTCTTTGGGGTCTTATGCGCAATGATGCATAACATGTTATCTTGTATTTTTTAAATGTCAGGGACGGTTTACGATGGCCGCTAATTATAATGATTGGCTAGGGTATAAAATTGAAGAATGGCGCTTAGGTTTTATTAAAATTTTGCTGCCTTTGCGCCCGAACCATTTGAATGCTTTGGATATTCCCCATGGCGGCATTTTATGTTCGTTGCTGGATATAGGTGCTGGGTTATCGGGCATTTTTCAAGCAGAAGGTCTGCCAAACAAGAACCGGCGAGCCTTGACGATTGCATTGACCAGCCAGTTCATCCGCCAAGCACCTTCAACCGGTACGCTCAGCGTCATTGGCCAGCAATTGGGTGGTGGCAAAAGAATTTTCTTTGCCTGTGCCCATATATTTGATCAGGAACAACAGCTAGTCGCCAAAGGCGATGGCACCTTTAGATATCTTGAGACTATCTAATGGTGGTTACAACAACGACAGCACAAAACAGCCCAATGGCACCCTAGCGCTTTTCAATCTTGATAGGTAAGTATTTGCTCGAACGGCCAAGCGATTGACTTTAAGGAACCTAGCACCTGCCAAGGTTAGTAATAAGTGCCTTGATTTTTGATGATAAAATCGGCGACCGGTTAAGATGAAGAAACAGTCGCAACCTCAACGGTAGGCTGGGCACAGTCAAGTAATTGCTGGCATAAATGACGCAAGGCAGAGCGGTTGGTTTGGATCATATGCTCCCCTAATAACTTTAATTCGCGGATATTTTCGGCACTGGCATCATCTAATTCTTCATTATTATCCAATCTGGCCTGGAAACGGTAATATTGCCGCCTTCCGTGGGCTGGAGTGTGCAACAAGATACTTAACTGATGATCAACCATATCGCTGGTGCCATCACACATCAAGGTAAAAACCTGCTGGCCCCAATGAGCAGCGCCCCAATCTTTGGCTTTATCATAGGGCAATCGCCTAGTAAGCTCCCCGGTGCCTAAAGAAACCAACAAGAAATTATTATTATTAGGATATCGCTGTTTTGCTTCAATATAGGCGCACATGGCTGGATTATTGGCAAAAACCCCGCCATCAATCAAGGCATAATAATCGCTTGGCCCATCTACCTGCAATAAGGCTGGCTCAAAATAGGTGGGAGCCGCAGTCGCTGCACGGATAATGTGTTTGACCGCGAAATCATATTGGGGATTTTGCCGCGCCGCGCTACTTTTGAAAAAAAGCGGCAAGCGTCGCTCTATTTCATAAGAAGCGATCATCAAATCCGTTAAAGATTCGCTTAATTTTGAGTCTCCAAAATAATCTTCTAACACGCTTTCCAAGCCAACGGCTGAATATTTACCCTCAGCCAAATTCCCAACGGCACGGATTTTTTTCCAAAGGGTCCTTGAAAAAACCCTTCTGCCGTCAGCCTCATAAAGTTGGACGATATCGCGCGCGGTATACTTGTTCTTTTTCCCAGAGATATCCCCAGACGGCAGGCTTAGGGCGGTTGCTAAAATAGCACCCGTTGAAGTTCCAGCAACCAAATCGAAAAGGTCAGAAATTGGTTTGCCGGTGCGTTGTTCAATTTCAGACAAAATCAAAGCAGGGATAATGCCGCGAATCCCCCCCCCGTCAATCGATAAGATACGCACAGGCCTGTTTTCTGGTAGCATGTGAATAGGTGAAGACCCTGCCGACGGGGGATTTGGCGAATTGGCAGAGCGCAAACCAGATCCTTCCGTATCCTGATATGTTTTGTGTAACAGGGCGTCTATAGGCATAAATCTTATAACCTGCTAATTGTTGGAATAATTGTTACAAATTTATATTTGGGTAACAATTGCGATCCTATTTATTCTTGAAGCTATTGGCACTATTATTCTACGTGATATTAATATAATTAATTGAAATAATAAACTAGTGTTTTTTAAGTGATGTTTTTTTAGCGAAATACAAAAAATCAAATAAATTAGCCGTCATTAAAATTGTTTAGGGAAATATTTTTTTCCCGTATTACGTACAGTAAGTGATAAAGGATTAGTCAATTTCACCGCAGCAATTTTAAACTGATATCCAGATTATAGGCAATTTTATACTTGTTACATAAAGGAATATGGATCATGCCAATATCGTTTCCACACCTTGCCTACCCGCAAAAACCAAGAAAAGAATTTGGGCTTTCCCTGGTCTTTTTCTTTCTGGTCTTTTTTCTCCTGGCCTTTATTTTTGTTTTACCTGCAGCCCAGGCCCAGCAAGCGCAAACATACCGGGTTGGTATTTTGGTGCCCTTAACCGGTTTTTTGGCGTTAGAGGGGGAAAGCCAACGCAACGGCGCGTTATTGGCTCTCGAAAACCCGCCAGCAGCCCTTAAGCAGGCAGGCATCGCCCTTGATTATGAAGTTTTTGATACCGGATCCAACCCCGAAGGGGCAACCCTGGCTTTCAACCGCTTGCTTCGCCATAAAAATTTGGTAGCAATCAGTGGGCCAATTTTGGGTACGCAGATGTTGGCGATCTTGCCCCTTGCCCGCGACGCGGCCATCCCCCTGTTGACTATTTCAGGCACTGCCTCCTTACCCAACAAGGGAACCCTTGGGTCTTCCGGTTTTTTCCGGGCGATAGCTTGGTCAAAAACATCCAAGTAAGATATGCGGTTGAAGAAAGAAAATTAACGGAACCGGTCATCCTTTATCAAACCACTGCTTACGGTCAAAGCGGGCTTGGGTATTTACAACAATATTTTCAAGCAAAAAATATTGCGGTTTTGGAAGCCGTGGCAATCGACCCCAACACACGGGATTTAACCCCCATTTTGTTGCGCTTGATGGAAAAGCATCCCGACAGTTTTATTGTGCAGTTACATGCAGCCTCTAATGCTTTGCTGATCCAACAAGCAAGACAAATGGGCATTGGACTGCCAATCATTGCAGGATCAGCAATGCACCAGCCAAGCACGGCAGCGCTTCTATCACCCAAAGAATTGGCCAATGTTTGCGCAGAAACCGGTACGGCGCCGCTTGCAGATCAGCGCCCTGACGTGCAAGCCTTTGTTACTGCCTACCAAAAACGTTTTAACCGCCAACCCGATGCTTTCGCCTTGGCTCAATATGACGCTCTCCAAATGCTGATGCAGGCATTGGCCGCAACGGCTTCTGAAACCCATCTGGGCGATCCAAGCCAATCCATTGTGAGGGTAAGGCGGCAAATTCAACATTTTTTAACGACCACCCCTTTTCAAGGGGTCGGCATGCGCTATGTGGCAGACAATCAAGGAAATATGGCCCATTCGGGGTTAATTATTTGTTACGATGGGAACAGCCGGTTGCCCATAGTGGTTCAACGTT is part of the Rhodospirillaceae bacterium genome and harbors:
- a CDS encoding metallophosphoesterase translates to MYRLAHLSDLHLPLHLSNPFSLLNKRLIGFLSWQFNRRHIHLNTVLESLKTDLHQQRPDHVVITGDIVNISLPKEYENAASWLEQLQDPEHLSVIPGNHDFYTHVPPDQSFNCWRSYMQGDIGHNHATDQAVTFPYVRQRGPLTIIGISTACPMPPFSAAGLIGGCQLEKLEQILSGLSGQDYCRIILMHHPPFSSDRHKRKQLKDIQPFLEIVRRHGAELILHGHMHVSSLRTVDGPAGDVPVIGVPSASASLKNPKGYARYHLYEISKSPEGWNIHVHVRGLSQNLLSPFIKEGNFDIVVPVSH
- the lptG gene encoding LPS export ABC transporter permease LptG codes for the protein MKTLRWYLFKLHLTYIAVALIFLTSLFLLLDISNNADRVLSQHQHHISALGKYILLTIPNIGMLMMPFSILLASLLFLSRLSQNREIMAAKACGIAFHQFFLSLMPAGILMMVLFFLGADKLVPYTAQELTSWEQQSFESSDKLIFEVPLVKSLWLKEGNDFISIENVYAEGTYLTDITIFKRDKDSRLLQQITAATASWQPHQGWILQNGQVFNTEIRSQNIGYKADPFTEMAWSTTLKPSNIKEISKTGSDLTLSELYRFSQPTSIGFNPLYYYESWFYRRLSSPFMCLIMILLASTAAQLLPRKTNIAQNLIIGVGLGFSYFVIDGIMLTFGQSGILSPLIAAISPLGIFGAIGLWGLMRNDA
- a CDS encoding acyl carrier protein, whose amino-acid sequence is MPQIVDILACYDKSSIAQSITLETDLSADLNLDSLGVMDLMMDLEEKFDITIPLNLMPEIKTVDDLANVIIKLAAEG
- a CDS encoding patatin-like phospholipase family protein; the encoded protein is MLPENRPVRILSIDGGGIRGIIPALILSEIEQRTGKPISDLFDLVAGTSTGAILATALSLPSGDISGKKNKYTARDIVQLYEADGRRVFSRTLWKKIRAVGNLAEGKYSAVGLESVLEDYFGDSKLSESLTDLMIASYEIERRLPLFFKSSAARQNPQYDFAVKHIIRAATAAPTYFEPALLQVDGPSDYYALIDGGVFANNPAMCAYIEAKQRYPNNNNFLLVSLGTGELTRRLPYDKAKDWGAAHWGQQVFTLMCDGTSDMVDHQLSILLHTPAHGRRQYYRFQARLDNNEELDDASAENIRELKLLGEHMIQTNRSALRHLCQQLLDCAQPTVEVATVSSS
- a CDS encoding HIT family protein, whose amino-acid sequence is MNATLLKFGYPDTTIIAYHYWLVLLRRPQITLGSLVIAARSDQTQLSEMPHDAFSELSTVIKAIETTLKKLWNYDKLNYLMLMMVDPHVHWHVIPRYQKPLQWLGQSFLDTSWPRPPDLSLSLVLTTEIEQELIFKFQNSWC
- a CDS encoding aminotransferase class I/II-fold pyridoxal phosphate-dependent enzyme, whose translation is MGLFDRFQNIQQQFQRLKASGDSPFTVKMQQILSQTEAIIEGRHTILMGTNNYLGLTFDKRCQEASIKAVRESGTGTTGSRIANGSYADHQGLEDDLAKFYDKKHCMVFSTGYQANLGIISTLAGPDDFLLLDADSHASIYDGAKLGSATVIRFRHNDAKDLNRRLLSLQDKPGNKIIVIEGIYSMLGDKAPLADFVAVKKKYANTYIIVDEAHSMGVLGKTGRGLCQEDGVEADIDFVVGTFSKSLGAVGGFCVSDHPQFEYLRLACRPYMFTASLPPATMASVRAALKIVEQEPALRLRLWQNVEFFYHHLQQLGFRLGTTKSPVVPIYMPDPETGFRFWQMLLRSGVYANMALPPATPMGTALLRFSICSAHQQDQLQKVVEIVKQVADKISYFTGQPLARMAVA
- a CDS encoding CDP-alcohol phosphatidyltransferase family protein; the encoded protein is MTPKDRWQRLMKPVGKAEMRMVGDKSQLVEYFGGLSTVPGEVLLMNGQYIIDQVTFDALVGKPNTVLIAQEEMGFVIVAAYLKSCSLEELQALLLKRDIHLGQHGEMRFCQAVEMAQQYHRKLRKKYVPYVLKVGVVPKHEIEKIMFDGSYKGITDIVTKYIWPPIALPLTRLSAFLRLTPNSITSIGFLLMLLATWLFYKGLFAEGLIAGWIMTLLDTVDGKLARVTLTSSRLGDIFDHGIDLIHPPFWWWAWWYGVLNVYQLNFPWVGADLLLFCILGGYLVQRLIEGYFVRVFGMHIHVWQRADSFFRLITARRNPNLLILTAFMIFDRPEWGLVWVGIWTVFSLLFHLVRLVQAQLAKNKKNPLSSWLTE
- a CDS encoding PaaI family thioesterase, whose product is MAANYNDWLGYKIEEWRLGFIKILLPLRPNHLNALDIPHGGILCSLLDIGAGLSGIFQAEGLPNKNRRALTIALTSQFIRQAPSTGTLSVIGQQLGGGKRIFFACAHIFDQEQQLVAKGDGTFRYLETI
- a CDS encoding LptF/LptG family permease, with protein sequence MSDQSVSLATDFQKRPVRSSLILNKQILRDLFWPLTGSISIALIALLLERLLRLMDMVISKAGPFYVVAQMLGNLIPHYLGIAIPAAFFISLMFVSMKLTHYGEWDAIQSLGVGLSQLLKPLMGIAVILTIITFIVTGYLQPHTRYGYRSLVYLINQSAWNAALERGSFFFGLPNTVITIDNTRIFHDEQGDGQEIVGIFIRETPPHQNKTTITAEKAQVLRTASGDQLIIRLENGLRLTTGSQGQMDLSSFSTFRLPLNFSAVGEEFRDRGSKGGERELTLIELIDLLPSPPAPLSKNKIIAEIHGQIIRNLSILILPFWALSFGMTSHRRKPGIGVILGLVVIVLYNQLIELGYNLVGTSGLSPILGLWLPFLIFGSLGMWIFYLSAYRPGFSIISVLVDRTPFIKRFLAH
- a CDS encoding acylglycerol kinase family protein: MSPEVAVISNPHSWRNRSSNHLAELCHILRFYPGVTHYIPPHLRELKDIINQIIQDKPDLIILNGGDGTIHHILSLLYQKTGFSKLPLLALMTGGTTNLIAGELGLKISVTQLLEKIYQQGLTKLNVLAKPAMVLTHAAIAVPKIGFFFGTATFTSATISSRQHMRTKTIKSTLSVLLPLVRSVWQAVKMTIGWGSTIDQEQPLYQGYPAKITLEDQLPILSNQTLFLATTLSRMSFGLKVFWGKGEGAIRYLSVPFPAFRWLFAIWPILRGRPTAWMIKHDYQSGRTGKIVVGINCPSFFDGEEIPVSDVHPIELVTSPMIPFVVS